AATTTCTATTAAATTAATCTACTAAAATAAAATGAGCTTTCCCAAAACGATCTGATAATACTAATAAACGATCAGAAGGCTTTAAATCAGCTGGTTGAATAACTTTACCAGCTTTTATAAGGGTAGTTTGATCAATATTCATATCAACCATTTCTCCTGCCTCATACCAACGACCTTTTTGCCATTGACTGACACTCTTTACATTAATAACAGCTGGATATGTTGATTTAACTGATTGCAGCTTACCTGCCAGCATTAATGGTGCAACTGGCTTAGCATTATCAAGGATATGAACAGCCTGAATATGTCCATCTTTCACATAGAAGTAGCCATAATCGCCTTCAAATAAATGAAGCTCAATATCAGGGATAACACTATATACTTTTTTCCCATCATCCACTATTGCCTTAGTAGAATTACTTACTGATAGAACAGCATGATCTGTTTTCTTAAAGACATTGGATTCAATCTTCATTGCATCATTAATTTCAATTAGATAGCCATCTGCTTGAGATAAGCGACCATAGTATAATTCATGACCTGCTAAGTTCGGAGACATAAAGCTATCACTTGTCACTTGGACAACCTGTGCGTAATTATCACGTGCAGCACCGTCCGATATTACAAAGGCTGTACCATAAGCTAGTAAGCCATTAGGTTCGATTAAACGCCCATTACGAATTAAAATTGTGCCATCATGGAAGTACAATGAACCAGCAGATTTAAGTTTTAATAATTGATATTTTGTATCCACAGAAAGCATAGGCTCATAGTAAGTACGTTCGTTATTTTTTAAGACAACAATTTTCTCGATCACTTCTTTACCAAATTGTTTAACCGTAGCATAGTATGCTTCACTGCCAATATAGTTTTTTAACTGACCTTTATCAATTTTGGTATTCCCTACATAAATAGGTACCTTTGATGAAAAATCCATCGTAGATAAAGCAGTTGTCGTTTCTGAGCCAAAGTCCCAATTTACAAAGGCATGTTGATTTTTTACCGTTAATTTATTTGCATTAGCATTAACAACTTGAATTTCACCTTTATAAAGATTTTCAACTAATGTACCCGTCTCACTAATATCTACTTTAGTGACAATAGACGTATTTAGATTTTTAAGACTAAGCTTAATTCGATCACCTACATAGAGTGCACTAATATCCACAGATGAGGAATTTTTTTGATAGCTTGTATCTTTATTTAGATAGTAGGTTGTTTCCTCCCCAATATCTGGCTTAAACATGATGAATAGTCCATTTGGATCAATACTTGTGACAACCCCAGTAACTGTCGCCTTTTTCGTATTTTGTCCGGCTGAAGGAGATGTAGATTCAGTTTCCATTGTGGAATTAGATGAACCGCGAAGCTCAACAACACTTCGAAGAGATATATCTGCCTCTACCTTCATTCCCATTTTAAAGCCATCAATGGTAGTGACTGTATTATTAATATATAGGCGGGCATTATCATTTATATTGTATGTAACTGTACGACCGCTATCATTTTGTAGAGTGATTTTACTTAGTTTTCTTTCTATTACTCCGTTTGGATTTGCATATTCTGAAAATGTTACATCAACAAAGGATCCTGTCACCATTTGAGTAGCAGCATTGGCTGTTTGACTCGAGGACATCCCGAAAACCGTGATTAACAAAATCAGTAGTATGTATGGAATCTTTTTCAACAAATCCCGCCTCCTTTAAAATTTGTTATTAATAAATAGTATATCGTATTATTGGTAGTTTTACGTCTTCAAAAAGTTACATTTTAACGCATTCTACTTTCTTTTTAGAGCAACCATTAGACACAAAGATAGAGGTAGCTTTCTAATCTCAAGCTACCTTACCTTTAATCATACTTGGATGTCAATTGTATGTCCGGCTGTCGGATGTGGAGCATCTAACATTTCAACTAACTGTTCTGTATTCTGCTGTTGCATTTCCATTGCCTGTTTTGTAACAGCTAATGATACATTTTGCATTAAAGTCGCTTGATTCATGGCAATTGATAAAGCTGCGATATCCATTCTGTCCACCTCCTATTTAATTTATCGGTCAATTCTTTCATTCATCAAGCGATTTTCCCAATTTTCTACATAACTTTCTCCTCCAAAACCTCCGTCCTATATTGTTGCTTTTACTTATAAATGAAAAAACATCTACTGTCCTAAAAAATAGACGCAATAGATGTTGTTTTATCTTCATTCAGCAAATATTTTCTGTAGGAAAAGCGAAGCGACAGCTACAAATTTTTTTTGAATCGAAAGCATAGCGGCAGATTTTTTTTGCGCGTAAGCGTAGCGGCAGCTACAATTACGCCAAGGCGAAGTTGATTACATTAAATTTTCAATCGTACGCCAAGTCTCTTCAAAGCCAATTCCTTTTTCTGAAGAAAACACAATAAGAGGATCATTCTTCTCCATATTGAGCGTTTCTTTTACAATTTTTTTATGTTTATCCCACTTACCCTTTGGAATTTTATCTGCTTTAGTCGCAATGACAATACAAGGGATATTATAATGCTTTAAAAAATCATACATCAGGCAATCATCTGCTGTGGGAGGATGACGTAAATCTACAATCTGTACGACCGCCTT
This genomic stretch from Lysinibacillus pakistanensis harbors:
- a CDS encoding YjfB family protein codes for the protein MDIAALSIAMNQATLMQNVSLAVTKQAMEMQQQNTEQLVEMLDAPHPTAGHTIDIQV